A region from the Vicia villosa cultivar HV-30 ecotype Madison, WI linkage group LG3, Vvil1.0, whole genome shotgun sequence genome encodes:
- the LOC131655912 gene encoding uncharacterized membrane protein At3g27390 isoform X2, whose product MDSSAGFVTKLWSFVSFLPFFFLLFILGITKATLIGPIAFAIMLVGNSSVIIGLWTAHVVWTYYCVTRTKRFGLVFKVVVLICLPLPLLLWPVVGIVGSILGGIGYGFFAPLFATFEAVGEKVEDKFYHCFIDGCWSTIKTSCTIVEDVIDFCFHSYFSYMDELRENLPPQEKPFDIRLTLLPCCLLVILVGVPLDVVLITSIAIWKSPYMLFRGWKRLLEDLIGRKGPFLETECVPFAGLAIILWPLAVIGAVLAATIFSIFLSLYSGVVVHQEDSMQMGFAYIVSVVSLFDEYVNDLLFLREGSCLPRPAYRKNTRHEKNLEGSDRNLKNRRDSSQNLEHALQQTRSMKWKIHHYKPVQIWDWLFKSCEVNGRIVLRDGLVSVKEIEECISKGNCKVLSSKLPAWSLLQCLLTSAKSNSDGLIITDDVELTKMNGPKDKVFEWFIGPLLVMKDQLKNLELQESEETCLKELVMRCKNDIPEDWDSTGFPSDDNVKRAQLQAIIRRGLWLRCRGCRLLEEDLGI is encoded by the exons CTACATTGATAGGTCCAATTGCATTTGCTATTATGCTTGTTGGAAATTCATCTGTTATCATTGGACTTTGGACAGCACATGTTGTTTGGACATACTATTGTGTGACAAG AACAAAGAGATTTGGACTAGTTTTCAAGGTTGTGGTGTTGATATGTTTGCCTCTTCCTTTGTTACTTTGGCCAGTAGTTGGGATTGTTGGTAGCATTTTAGGTGGAATTGGATATGGCTTTTTTGCTCCTCTTTTTGCAACTTTTGAGGCTGTTGGAGAGAAAGTTGAAGACAAATTCTACCATTGCTTCATT GATGGTTGTTGGTCAACAATTAAAACAAGCTGCACTATTGTTGAGGATGTGATAGATTTTTGCTTTCACTCCTATTTTTCATACATGGATGAACTAAGAGAAAATTTACCTCCTCAAGAAAAACCATTTGATATCAG ATTGACATTATTACCATGTTGCTTGTTGGTGATCTTGGTTGGTGTACCCTTGGATGTGGTCTTAATCACATCTATTGCTATATGGAAGAGTCCTTACATGCTATTCAGAGGATGGAAAAGACTATTAGAAGATTTGATTGGAAGAAAAGGACCTTTCTTAGAAACCGAATGCGTTCCATTTGCTGGCCTTGCCATTATCCTCTGGCCTTTGGCTGTTATAGGAGCTGTATTAGCAGCTACCATTTTCAGCATTTTTCTTAGCCTATACAGTGGAGTTGTTGTCCATCAG GAGGACTCAATGCAGATGGGGTTTGCTTACATTGTGTCTGTGGTTTCACTTTTTGATGAGTATGTGAATGATTTACTCTTCTTGAGAGAGGGATCCTGCCTTCCCAG GCCAGCATACCGCAAAAACACGAGGCATGAGAAAAACCTTGAAGGAAGTGATCGTAATCTGAAAAATCGGAGAGATAGTTCACAAAATTTGGAACATGCACTACAACAAACCAGAAGTATGAAGTGGAAAATTCATCACTACAAACCTGTGCAG ATATGGGACTGGCTTTTCAAGTCATGCGAAGTAAACGGAAGAATAGTCCTCCGCGACGGTCTTGTAAGTGTGAAGGAAATTGAGGAATGCATTTCGAAAGGCAATTGCAAAGTATTAAGCTCCAAGTTACCAGCCTGGTCTTTGCTCCAATGTCTTCTAACATCAGCAAAATCAAATTCTGATGGGTTGATTATAA CTGATGATGTAGAACTGACAAAGATGAATGGACCAAAGGATAAAGTGTTTGAGTGGTTTATTGGTCCTTTACTGGTGATGAAAGATCAACTTAAGAACCTTGAGCTGCAAGAAAGTGAAGAAACTTGTTTGAAAGAACTTGTTATGAGATGCAAAAATGATATACCTGAGGATTGGGATAGCACTGGATTCCCATCTGATGACAATGTTAAAAGAGCACAATTACAAGCCATAATTAGAAG GGGATTGTGGCTTCGATGTCGCGGATGCCGACTTTTAGAAGAAGATTTAGGAATCTAG
- the LOC131655912 gene encoding uncharacterized membrane protein At3g27390 isoform X1 gives MDSSAGFVTKLWSFVSFLPFFFLLFILGITKATLIGPIAFAIMLVGNSSVIIGLWTAHVVWTYYCVTRTKRFGLVFKVVVLICLPLPLLLWPVVGIVGSILGGIGYGFFAPLFATFEAVGEKVEDKFYHCFIDGCWSTIKTSCTIVEDVIDFCFHSYFSYMDELRENLPPQEKPFDIRLTLLPCCLLVILVGVPLDVVLITSIAIWKSPYMLFRGWKRLLEDLIGRKGPFLETECVPFAGLAIILWPLAVIGAVLAATIFSIFLSLYSGVVVHQEDSMQMGFAYIVSVVSLFDEYVNDLLFLREGSCLPRPAYRKNTRHEKNLEGSDRNLKNRRDSSQNLEHALQQTRSMKWKIHHYKPVQIWDWLFKSCEVNGRIVLRDGLVSVKEIEECISKGNCKVLSSKLPAWSLLQCLLTSAKSNSDGLIITDDVELTKMNGPKDKVFEWFIGPLLVMKDQLKNLELQESEETCLKELVMRCKNDIPEDWDSTGFPSDDNVKRAQLQAIIRRLQGIVASMSRMPTFRRRFRNLVKVLYIEGLQTSASAKEGNNIDEP, from the exons CTACATTGATAGGTCCAATTGCATTTGCTATTATGCTTGTTGGAAATTCATCTGTTATCATTGGACTTTGGACAGCACATGTTGTTTGGACATACTATTGTGTGACAAG AACAAAGAGATTTGGACTAGTTTTCAAGGTTGTGGTGTTGATATGTTTGCCTCTTCCTTTGTTACTTTGGCCAGTAGTTGGGATTGTTGGTAGCATTTTAGGTGGAATTGGATATGGCTTTTTTGCTCCTCTTTTTGCAACTTTTGAGGCTGTTGGAGAGAAAGTTGAAGACAAATTCTACCATTGCTTCATT GATGGTTGTTGGTCAACAATTAAAACAAGCTGCACTATTGTTGAGGATGTGATAGATTTTTGCTTTCACTCCTATTTTTCATACATGGATGAACTAAGAGAAAATTTACCTCCTCAAGAAAAACCATTTGATATCAG ATTGACATTATTACCATGTTGCTTGTTGGTGATCTTGGTTGGTGTACCCTTGGATGTGGTCTTAATCACATCTATTGCTATATGGAAGAGTCCTTACATGCTATTCAGAGGATGGAAAAGACTATTAGAAGATTTGATTGGAAGAAAAGGACCTTTCTTAGAAACCGAATGCGTTCCATTTGCTGGCCTTGCCATTATCCTCTGGCCTTTGGCTGTTATAGGAGCTGTATTAGCAGCTACCATTTTCAGCATTTTTCTTAGCCTATACAGTGGAGTTGTTGTCCATCAG GAGGACTCAATGCAGATGGGGTTTGCTTACATTGTGTCTGTGGTTTCACTTTTTGATGAGTATGTGAATGATTTACTCTTCTTGAGAGAGGGATCCTGCCTTCCCAG GCCAGCATACCGCAAAAACACGAGGCATGAGAAAAACCTTGAAGGAAGTGATCGTAATCTGAAAAATCGGAGAGATAGTTCACAAAATTTGGAACATGCACTACAACAAACCAGAAGTATGAAGTGGAAAATTCATCACTACAAACCTGTGCAG ATATGGGACTGGCTTTTCAAGTCATGCGAAGTAAACGGAAGAATAGTCCTCCGCGACGGTCTTGTAAGTGTGAAGGAAATTGAGGAATGCATTTCGAAAGGCAATTGCAAAGTATTAAGCTCCAAGTTACCAGCCTGGTCTTTGCTCCAATGTCTTCTAACATCAGCAAAATCAAATTCTGATGGGTTGATTATAA CTGATGATGTAGAACTGACAAAGATGAATGGACCAAAGGATAAAGTGTTTGAGTGGTTTATTGGTCCTTTACTGGTGATGAAAGATCAACTTAAGAACCTTGAGCTGCAAGAAAGTGAAGAAACTTGTTTGAAAGAACTTGTTATGAGATGCAAAAATGATATACCTGAGGATTGGGATAGCACTGGATTCCCATCTGATGACAATGTTAAAAGAGCACAATTACAAGCCATAATTAGAAG GTTGCAGGGGATTGTGGCTTCGATGTCGCGGATGCCGACTTTTAGAAGAAGATTTAGGAATCTAGTAAAGGTTTTGTATATAGAAGGATTGCAGACAAGTGCTTCAGCTAAAGAAGGGAACAATATTGATGAACCTTAG
- the LOC131655913 gene encoding uncharacterized protein LOC131655913 isoform X3 — MFLHANLQENPHSDDSISDDDELQANRTNNMLSLKNNATNKHEELPLPARLDLLKGRFCNQNSSSSFQNSLEDEEVEMPDFNEGGFQDILGEVVADSGDEDIVSEDEGSTVLSTRLLHNYGPQFIKNDEVKDTKRKSDALLCFKESASCSASHATCSKANSYGIWGKAKPRFSFSSMTTKHGHMGPSISNIDRLSEIMETVNPRTSPSLGGNHLEDDEIVELDLDTKPTETEALPHEFNLPIMADLFDKLQDKTDLCPHENQRIGKPLQRFQKSRPFLPETVVDYEASPEPVDSGSSSDNEESDQHMKITFPGKKMQTMTDRFHNALGSSSVIAENVGVLNPLRTGIFEKLQQVMQKEKERDMDFSKKLHAGARPDSEFGCVDVNIISRYLDGKLIVCHCSVSKCPEKFPLQAEGTGFGGSKGGQRTIIFSPRVCDSVDLEVGSLIRIHPPWNEVQVGNDNIILCSYFSEISSPI, encoded by the exons ATGTTCCTCCACGCAAAT TTACAGGAAAATCCACACTCCGACGACAGCATTTCCG ATGACGACGAGCTTCAAGCTAATCGCACCAATAACATGCTTTCATTAAAAAACAACGCCACTAAcaag CATGAAGAACTACCTCTTCCGGCGCGGTTAGATTTGTTAAAAG GAAGATTCTGTAATCAGAATTCGTCTTCTTCATTTCAG AATTCGCTCGAGGATGAGGAGGTTGAAATGCCTGACTTCAATGAGGGTGGCTTTCAGGACATCTTAGGTGAGGTGGTTGCTGATTCGGGAGATGAAGACATTGTTTCTGAAGATGAG GGTAGCACTGTCCTCTCGACCAGACTCCTCCATAACTATGGTCCTCAATTTATCAAAAATGATGAAGTTAAAGATACAAAGAGGAAATCAGATGCATTGCTTTGTTTTAAAGAAAGTGCTTCATGTTCGGCATCCCATGCTACCTGCTCCAAGGCAAATTCATATG GCATCTGGGGCAAAGCTAAGCCAAGATTTTCATTTTCATCAATGACAACTAAACATGGGCATATGGGCCCTTCAATCTCTAATATTGATAGGCTGTCTGAAATTATGGAAACTGTTAATCCTAGGACTTCTCCAAGTTTAGGCGGAAATCATcttgaagatgatgaaattgtGGAATTAGATTTAGACACCAAACCTACTGAAACTGAAGCTCTTCCACATGAATTTAATCTTCCCATAATGGCTGATCTTTTTGACAAACTCCAAGATAAGACTGATCTG TGTCCACATGAAAATCAAAGAATAGGCAAACCATTGCAGCGTTTTCAGAAGAGTAGACCCTTCTTGCCAGAAACAGTTGTTGACTATGAAGCCTCACCTGAACCTGTGGATAGCGGATCATCTAGTGACAATGAG GAAAGTGATCAACACATGAAAATTACTTTCCCTGGAAAGAAAATGCAGACAATGACAGATAGATTTCACAATGCTTTAGGGTCTTCATCTGTTATTGCTGAAAATGTTGGAGTACTCAATCCATTGAG AACTGGAATATTTGAAAAACTACAGCAAGTGAtgcagaaagaaaaagaaagagacatGGACTTCTCGAAAAAGTTACATGCTGGAGCTAGGCCAGATA GTGAATTTGGCTGTGTCGATGTAAACATCATTTCAAGATACCTGGACGGAAAGCTGATTGTTTGTCATTGCTCGGTTAGCAAGTGTCCCGAG AAGTTTCCGCTACAAGCTGAAGGAACAGGGTTTGGTGGCAGCAAAGGTGGTCAAAGAACCATTATCTTTAGTCCAAGAGTTTGCGATAGTGTTGACCTTGAAGTGGGGAGCTTAATTCGTATTCACCCACCGTG GAACGAAGTTCAAGTGGGAAATGATAATATTATCTTGTGTTCTTATTTCTCCGAAATCTCATCCCCAATTTGA
- the LOC131655913 gene encoding uncharacterized protein LOC131655913 isoform X2: MFLHANENPHSDDSISDDDELQANRTNNMLSLKNNATNKHEELPLPARLDLLKGRFCNQNSSSSFQNSLEDEEVEMPDFNEGGFQDILGEVVADSGDEDIVSEDEGSTVLSTRLLHNYGPQFIKNDEVKDTKRKSDALLCFKESASCSASHATCSKANSYGIWGKAKPRFSFSSMTTKHGHMGPSISNIDRLSEIMETVNPRTSPSLGGNHLEDDEIVELDLDTKPTETEALPHEFNLPIMADLFDKLQDKTDLCPHENQRIGKPLQRFQKSRPFLPETVVDYEASPEPVDSGSSSDNELVQESDQHMKITFPGKKMQTMTDRFHNALGSSSVIAENVGVLNPLRTGIFEKLQQVMQKEKERDMDFSKKLHAGARPDSEFGCVDVNIISRYLDGKLIVCHCSVSKCPEKFPLQAEGTGFGGSKGGQRTIIFSPRVCDSVDLEVGSLIRIHPPWNEVQVGNDNIILCSYFSEISSPI; this comes from the exons ATGTTCCTCCACGCAAAT GAAAATCCACACTCCGACGACAGCATTTCCG ATGACGACGAGCTTCAAGCTAATCGCACCAATAACATGCTTTCATTAAAAAACAACGCCACTAAcaag CATGAAGAACTACCTCTTCCGGCGCGGTTAGATTTGTTAAAAG GAAGATTCTGTAATCAGAATTCGTCTTCTTCATTTCAG AATTCGCTCGAGGATGAGGAGGTTGAAATGCCTGACTTCAATGAGGGTGGCTTTCAGGACATCTTAGGTGAGGTGGTTGCTGATTCGGGAGATGAAGACATTGTTTCTGAAGATGAG GGTAGCACTGTCCTCTCGACCAGACTCCTCCATAACTATGGTCCTCAATTTATCAAAAATGATGAAGTTAAAGATACAAAGAGGAAATCAGATGCATTGCTTTGTTTTAAAGAAAGTGCTTCATGTTCGGCATCCCATGCTACCTGCTCCAAGGCAAATTCATATG GCATCTGGGGCAAAGCTAAGCCAAGATTTTCATTTTCATCAATGACAACTAAACATGGGCATATGGGCCCTTCAATCTCTAATATTGATAGGCTGTCTGAAATTATGGAAACTGTTAATCCTAGGACTTCTCCAAGTTTAGGCGGAAATCATcttgaagatgatgaaattgtGGAATTAGATTTAGACACCAAACCTACTGAAACTGAAGCTCTTCCACATGAATTTAATCTTCCCATAATGGCTGATCTTTTTGACAAACTCCAAGATAAGACTGATCTG TGTCCACATGAAAATCAAAGAATAGGCAAACCATTGCAGCGTTTTCAGAAGAGTAGACCCTTCTTGCCAGAAACAGTTGTTGACTATGAAGCCTCACCTGAACCTGTGGATAGCGGATCATCTAGTGACAATGAG CTTGTACAGGAAAGTGATCAACACATGAAAATTACTTTCCCTGGAAAGAAAATGCAGACAATGACAGATAGATTTCACAATGCTTTAGGGTCTTCATCTGTTATTGCTGAAAATGTTGGAGTACTCAATCCATTGAG AACTGGAATATTTGAAAAACTACAGCAAGTGAtgcagaaagaaaaagaaagagacatGGACTTCTCGAAAAAGTTACATGCTGGAGCTAGGCCAGATA GTGAATTTGGCTGTGTCGATGTAAACATCATTTCAAGATACCTGGACGGAAAGCTGATTGTTTGTCATTGCTCGGTTAGCAAGTGTCCCGAG AAGTTTCCGCTACAAGCTGAAGGAACAGGGTTTGGTGGCAGCAAAGGTGGTCAAAGAACCATTATCTTTAGTCCAAGAGTTTGCGATAGTGTTGACCTTGAAGTGGGGAGCTTAATTCGTATTCACCCACCGTG GAACGAAGTTCAAGTGGGAAATGATAATATTATCTTGTGTTCTTATTTCTCCGAAATCTCATCCCCAATTTGA
- the LOC131655913 gene encoding uncharacterized protein LOC131655913 isoform X1, whose protein sequence is MFLHANLQENPHSDDSISDDDELQANRTNNMLSLKNNATNKHEELPLPARLDLLKGRFCNQNSSSSFQNSLEDEEVEMPDFNEGGFQDILGEVVADSGDEDIVSEDEGSTVLSTRLLHNYGPQFIKNDEVKDTKRKSDALLCFKESASCSASHATCSKANSYGIWGKAKPRFSFSSMTTKHGHMGPSISNIDRLSEIMETVNPRTSPSLGGNHLEDDEIVELDLDTKPTETEALPHEFNLPIMADLFDKLQDKTDLCPHENQRIGKPLQRFQKSRPFLPETVVDYEASPEPVDSGSSSDNELVQESDQHMKITFPGKKMQTMTDRFHNALGSSSVIAENVGVLNPLRTGIFEKLQQVMQKEKERDMDFSKKLHAGARPDSEFGCVDVNIISRYLDGKLIVCHCSVSKCPEKFPLQAEGTGFGGSKGGQRTIIFSPRVCDSVDLEVGSLIRIHPPWNEVQVGNDNIILCSYFSEISSPI, encoded by the exons ATGTTCCTCCACGCAAAT TTACAGGAAAATCCACACTCCGACGACAGCATTTCCG ATGACGACGAGCTTCAAGCTAATCGCACCAATAACATGCTTTCATTAAAAAACAACGCCACTAAcaag CATGAAGAACTACCTCTTCCGGCGCGGTTAGATTTGTTAAAAG GAAGATTCTGTAATCAGAATTCGTCTTCTTCATTTCAG AATTCGCTCGAGGATGAGGAGGTTGAAATGCCTGACTTCAATGAGGGTGGCTTTCAGGACATCTTAGGTGAGGTGGTTGCTGATTCGGGAGATGAAGACATTGTTTCTGAAGATGAG GGTAGCACTGTCCTCTCGACCAGACTCCTCCATAACTATGGTCCTCAATTTATCAAAAATGATGAAGTTAAAGATACAAAGAGGAAATCAGATGCATTGCTTTGTTTTAAAGAAAGTGCTTCATGTTCGGCATCCCATGCTACCTGCTCCAAGGCAAATTCATATG GCATCTGGGGCAAAGCTAAGCCAAGATTTTCATTTTCATCAATGACAACTAAACATGGGCATATGGGCCCTTCAATCTCTAATATTGATAGGCTGTCTGAAATTATGGAAACTGTTAATCCTAGGACTTCTCCAAGTTTAGGCGGAAATCATcttgaagatgatgaaattgtGGAATTAGATTTAGACACCAAACCTACTGAAACTGAAGCTCTTCCACATGAATTTAATCTTCCCATAATGGCTGATCTTTTTGACAAACTCCAAGATAAGACTGATCTG TGTCCACATGAAAATCAAAGAATAGGCAAACCATTGCAGCGTTTTCAGAAGAGTAGACCCTTCTTGCCAGAAACAGTTGTTGACTATGAAGCCTCACCTGAACCTGTGGATAGCGGATCATCTAGTGACAATGAG CTTGTACAGGAAAGTGATCAACACATGAAAATTACTTTCCCTGGAAAGAAAATGCAGACAATGACAGATAGATTTCACAATGCTTTAGGGTCTTCATCTGTTATTGCTGAAAATGTTGGAGTACTCAATCCATTGAG AACTGGAATATTTGAAAAACTACAGCAAGTGAtgcagaaagaaaaagaaagagacatGGACTTCTCGAAAAAGTTACATGCTGGAGCTAGGCCAGATA GTGAATTTGGCTGTGTCGATGTAAACATCATTTCAAGATACCTGGACGGAAAGCTGATTGTTTGTCATTGCTCGGTTAGCAAGTGTCCCGAG AAGTTTCCGCTACAAGCTGAAGGAACAGGGTTTGGTGGCAGCAAAGGTGGTCAAAGAACCATTATCTTTAGTCCAAGAGTTTGCGATAGTGTTGACCTTGAAGTGGGGAGCTTAATTCGTATTCACCCACCGTG GAACGAAGTTCAAGTGGGAAATGATAATATTATCTTGTGTTCTTATTTCTCCGAAATCTCATCCCCAATTTGA
- the LOC131655914 gene encoding putative expansin-B2 — MNALLRCMISLVLLFSLQVNPCYCFKRNPFNVSHFEKDDDDKWKMGKATHYGPPNGAGSTGGACGYGDTVEKHPFDKMTSAAGGSIYRGGKGCGSCYKVKCTEHKECSEKSVRVVISDECGGCNEGHFDLSCTAFGRLAKKGQGHVKNLLDAGDIKIQYKRVACTFWRTIAFETDKGANPYHFIVQIQYQNGYGDIEKVELKEGHGSKKWLPMQHSWGARWFLSNNGVELKPPYSIKLTQSANGKSKTFKARKVIPKNWKPGKVYWARSNL, encoded by the exons ATGAATGCTCTTCTTCGTTGCATGATTTCTCTTGTATTACTCTTTTCTCTTCAGGTAAATCCTTGTTATTGCTTCAAAAGGAATCCATTTAACGTTTCTCATTTTGAaaaggatgatgatgataaatgGAAAATGGGAAAAGCTACACATTATGGACCTCCAAATGGTGCTGGATCAACAG GAGGTGCATGTGGATATGGTGATACTGTTGAAAAACATCCTTTTGATAAAATGACATCGGCTGCTGGTGGATCTATTTACCGTGGGGGAAAAGGTTGTGGTTCTTGTTATAAGGTGAAATGCACAGAACATAAAGAATGTTCCGAAAAATCGGTGAGAGTGGTTATAAGTGATGAATGTGGAGGATGTAATGAGGGTCATTTCGATCTAAGTTGCACTGCCTTTGGTCGCCTTGCCAAAAAAGGCCAAGGCCATGTTAAAAATCTTCTCGATGCTGGAGATATTAAGATTCAGTACAAGAGGGTTGCATGCACGTTTTGGAGGACAATAGCATTTGAAACTGATAAAGGAGCCAACCCATATCATTTTATTGTTCAAATACAATACCAAAATGGATATGGTGACATTGAAAAAGTTGAATTGAAGGAAGGACATGGATCAAAAAAATGGCTTCCAATGCAACATTCTTGGGGTGCAAGATGGTTTTTGAGCAATAATGGTGTAGAGCTGAAACCTCCATATTCTATTAAGCTCACACAAAGTGCAAATGGAAAATCCAAGACCTTTAAAGCTCGTAAAGTCATTCCAAAAAATTGGAAACCTGGCAAAGTTTATTGGGCACGTTCTAATTTATAG